The window GAGCGGTGCACCGGAAAGCAAGTTGCCAGTCTGCGAACTATGGATGTTTCCCTTCAAAGCCTGTTCGTTATAGAGGCCTTGAATAAACAGCAGCTTTTCGCGGAAGTCATGGAGCGGCGCGAGAACCTTGCCCAGTTCCATCGCCGAGCCTTCGCCCTTGGCCCACCATTCCTTGCTGTGAAAGCCGTTGCCGGAAAAGAGAATCGCGAGGCGCACCGGCGCTTCGCTCGCTTTTTCGGCGCCGGTCTTTTCATCGCCCCAGACATTGATCGATTCGAGCCACGGCAAGGCCATGCTCACGCCCAGGCCGCGGAGGAGAGTACGGCGGGAAAAAATGTGTTGTGTCATGTGTGATGTCCTTACTTCTTATTCTTCAACGACCTGATCCTGGCCGCGGATTTCTCGGAACTGGCGACTCAGAATAATTGTCTCAAGGGCGAGCTGCATTTGATAGTTGTTGGTCTTCAGTTTGGTTTGCATTTCGGCGAGGAGCGGCTCGTCCGAAAGCTGCACGCTGCGGCCCAGGGCGTAGCCCAGCAACTTGCGACAGAACTGGCGGACGAAGGCCTCGCGGCGGGTGTTGGCGATGTAGTCCTGCAGACCGGCCAGGCCGTTGAACTTCACGCCGTCGATCGTTTGCACCGAGGTATCGCCGGGCTTGGCTGATCGCGCGCCGATGGCATCGAAGCCTTCGAGCGAAAAGCCGAGCGGATCGATCCGTTTGTGGCAGACCGAGCACTTCGCGTCGGTGGTGTGCTTCTCGACAAGTTGCCGAACGGTGAGTTCGGCGGACGGCAGTTCGTCGGGCAACTGCGGCACGTCTTTCGGTGGTCGAGGCAAGCGTTCGCCGAGCAGGACTTCGCTAATCCAGTTGCCGCGCAGAATCGGACTCGTGCGCGACGCGCCCGACTGCTTGGACAAGGTTGCGGCCTGCGCCAGAATGCCGCCGCGGTCGTACTTTTTCGCTTCGGCAATTCGCTGCCAGTTCGGCCCAACGACATTCGGAATGCCGTAGAGCTTCGCCAGGTCGGCGTTCACGAACGTGTGATCGGAACTGATGATATCCAGCACACTACCGTTGTTTTGAAACAGGTCGGTGAAGTAGCGGATCGATTCTTCATACATGTCGTCTTTCAGCGCGGCGAACTGCGGGAAGTGGCGTTCGCTCTTTTCGTCGTGCTGATCGAAGTCGTAAATGTGCAGCCATTGGCAGGCAAACTCTGTGGCGAGGCGACGCGTTTTGTCGCTCTTCAGCATGCGCTGTGATTGGGCAATCAACTGCTGTGGATCACGGAGTTTCCCCGCAGAAGCAACGGCGAGTAATTCTTCATCGGGCTGCGACGACCACAGGAAATAGCTGAGGCGACTGGCCAGTTCGAGATCAGTGATCGGCCCTTGCTTGTTACCAGGGACGGGCTTTTCGATTTTGTAGAGGAACGAAGGAGAAACCAGCACGCGGGCCAGCGTCAAACGAACTGCTTCTTCGTGCGGAATCTCTTGTGAGCGAAGTTTACCGTAGAGTTGTCGCAGCTCTTGCTGTTCGGCGGGCACCAGCGGGCGGCGATAAGCCTTCGCGGCAAACGCCTGCAGCTTGGATAAGTGCGCTGATTCGGCGTCGATGAGCGACTGTCGATAATCGGCGGCGCGCTTGGCAAATGGCTCGCGGAGCGGTTCGAAGACTTTCGGATTGGCATCCTGCGTTGCGTATTGAATGAGTTGTTCGAGCGCATCGACCAGCGTCAACGAATCCTGGCTGACGAAGTGCAACTCGGCCCACAGGTCATCGAGCTTTTTCCGCTGGGCATCGTCGAGCATCAGGCGAACGAGATGATCGTCTTCGCGGTAGAAAAGCATGAGCGTGACGACTTCGTCTACGGGCACGATCTTCGTGTAGCAGAGAGCGGCTGGGAACAGATCGCGAAAGGCATTCAGATCGGTTTCGATGCGAGTCTTCGCTGCCGAGCCGTCGTTGACCAGGATCGGTGCGCTGACGGAAGTCTGGCGGTTGTCGCCTGTCCACGCGCCGCCGCCCATCACGGTTTTAGCTTCGGCGGGTTGCAGAGCTGCGCCGAGCGTTCGTTTGCCGACGACGATCTCGTTTTGCGCGCTGCCTTCTTTGCCGGTGGTAGGTTCGAGCAATGTGGCCGTGATCAGTTCGCAACCGGCGACGAGCGCGGCAGGGAGACGAATCTCGAGAACCGACGGCGCGCGAACGCAAAGAGAGTTTCCATCGATGGCTGTGCCGTTCGGGTGTTTGCCGAAGAGGGACGGATCGAGACCGTATTCGTTTTTGACGGATTCACTGCCGGGAACTGGCGGCGCGGGGCGAACATCGCTGAGCACGCTGCCGAGAAGTGGGCCGCTGAGGGAGGTCAGCTGTTGATGAAGGGCGGCGTCGCTTCCTTCCGAACCGGCGCTCAACAACAACGTCTGCACCGCGCCGGCGAGTTTCACCTTTTCATCTGCGTTGCTGGCCGTTTGCCATTTTGCGAGGACTGAACCGGCGGGAATCGCTGGGGTCGTCGGTTGCGGCTTGTCGGCTTCGGTGAAGAAGTGCCAAACGTTCTTGTTACCGAAACTGTCGTCGTGCGGATTGCCGGTGAGGACGTTGCTGGAAATGTCTTTAGCGAGATTCCAAACGCGTTCCTTTTCGCCTGGCGAAGACAACTGCCAATCGATGTTGGTCAGATCGCAGGAATGATTGTTGTCTCGAGCGCCGATCGACAGCGCGATCACATCCCCGGTTTGCACGGCGACGTCTTCGAATGGCCCGAACTTCACTTCCTTGGCGCCTTGAGCAATGCCAGCGGCGAATTGCCGGCGGGTCGCGCCGCGGCGAAGTTCGAGCGACCAGGTTACGCCGTTGCCACACTCGGTGTGAGCGTGTGTCACCGTTCCGCTCATCGATAGTTTGCCGGTGACCGGGCTCTGCCAGCCGACGGCGACGCGAAGCGTCGGCGAGGGATGAACAACGACGCCGTGCGCCCGCATGTTGCCAGGAATGCGAACGTGCTGGTCGGATGAATTGGCAAGAAGCAGAGGAGTTTGATTACTCCCCCAGCCTTGTACGAATTTATACGCACCGGCTTCGTCGAGCTTGGTAGTGAAGTGGCCCTCGATTTTCGTAGTAGCGCCGCTGCCGAGGCCCAGGTAGTTCAGCCAGGCTTCGAGCGGTTGCTGATCGACTTCGTGTTTCTTGGCGAGCGCGGCGGCATCGAAAGTTCCCTGCGCAGCCTGCGCTTCGGCGCAGGCCGCGAGATACTTTGTTGTCGACGACAAGACGCGAGCCCGCCGTTCGGCCAACTGCTGAGTTACGGCGCGGACATCTTTCAGCAGCAAATCGGGCCGGCCGGGAGCAACGAGCCGAGGCTGCTGCCAGACGACGAAATCATTTTCATTGCCGTCGCCAAGATCGCTGGTGACGAGCGAGAGGACAATGTCTTCCCCGGCCGATGGCGGCGGCAGCTTGAATTTCAGATCTTGTTTGCTCGTCAGTGGGCTGAGAGGTTCCAGCCAGCGCTTCGGCCCGCCCACTTTGCCGATGTGGCCGACGGAGCCGAACCGCCACAGCCCACGCTGCCAGGCGGCGATCTCGGCCGTGAGTGCGGCAGAATCTTCGGCTTTGGTCGCCGCGGCCCAGCGCTGACGCAAACCACTGAAGAGCAACGACGGCTTTTCATCTGTCAGCTGTTGCCACAGCAGGCCGAGATATTTCGCATTGAGTGAACGTTCCGCAGCAACCGCAGCGATCGTTTTTTTGCCGCTGCGAATCGCTTCGCGCTCGACAATGGTCGCAGCGAGGTACTTTTCGACCGGCAATCGGCCGCCGCCGTTGGTATTGAAGACGACGCCCTGCAGGTTCACTTGCTCGCCGCCGGTGGGATCGGTGAATTGGCTGTAGAAGTTGCGAATATCGGCCAGCGTTTCGTTGGTCCAATCACTGCGAGTCGTGTAACGCGAAAAGCGAATGCCCTCGGGCTGCAGCACCGCATGCGCTGCCATTTCCTTGGCAGCGTCGAGATACTTTGTTACGAGCGCCGGAGACATGACGAGCGCGTTGCCGGTGTTCGTAAAGCCTTCGCCGGCAGCGCCATCGACGGGAAATTCCTTGGCCGGCGACAGATCGTTCACGCCGAGCAAATCGCGGAGCGTGTAGGTGTATTCGGCATTGCTCAAGCGGCGAAGCACCACTTTGCCGGGATCGCCGGCGCGGGCGGCTGCTTCGGTGGTGAGAAAACTCCGAACCCACTGCTGCAACACGCGGCGATCAGCTTCGGTTGGCTGCGTTGCGTCCGGCGGCGGCATTTGCAGGCTATCGAGCATTTCGCCGACGCGCTGCCAGGTCTGCGGGTGCTTTTGCAGATCGGCGAGCGTGGCGAACGTCGTCAGATCGAGTTCGGCTTCCATTCGTTTGGCGGAATGGCATTCCTGACAGTAACGCATCACGATCGGGCGAATTTTTGCGGGAAAGGATTCGCGCAATTGGGCCGGCGTGAGATCTTGCCCGCGCAGCAAACTCGCGCAGGCTATCAAGACGAGCAACGAACTAATTCCACGAAGCGATTTCAGGAAGCAAGAGTTCATAAGCGTTTGTAACTTCATCATTTCAGACTTCGGTATCGGCCCCATCGTAGCGAGCCGCTCGCGCGATTGCCACGCGCGAGCGGCTTCACTCGCCGCGGGCGGTGAATTAGAATCTGAGTGTCGTCGTTTCACCTCTTATCCTCAGGTTGCCTCATGAATTCCCGCCAGCTGCCACTGGGCCTGTCTATTTTGCTTGTTGTCATCGCTGCTCTCCCCGTGCGGGCTCAGTTTGCAGAGTTGACCAAGAAAATCCCGGGCTCGGCCAATGTCGCCGCGTTTGTCAACGTTGATAAGCTGATGTCGAGCCCCGCGGCCATGAAAAATGGCTGGTCGGAGAAGCGCGACAAAGCCTTCGCGAGTGGCGTGTCGTTCTTGCCGCCAGATGCGAAGTATGCCGTGCTGGCGATGGAGCTCGACGTGCAGATGTGGACTCCCATGTGGGAAGCTGCTGTCCTGGAACTCGATCACAATCCTGATACCAAGAAGATCGCCGAAATGACCGGCGGCGCGGTCGACACCATCGAAGGGCTGTCGGTTGTCGATCTTCCCAGCGATGCATACTTGGTGAAGTTCAACGGCAACACCGGCGCGTTCATGGCCCCGGCCAATCGCCAGTCGGTGGCCCGTTGGCTGCGTCAGGTGCAGGCCAAGAACGACCTGAATGTTAGCGGCTATTTGTTCGAAGCCTACAAGTACGCCAATGATCGCGGCACGCCGGTGATTCTGGCGCTCGATCTGGAAGACGCGTTTCCGCCAGGGGCCATTCAATCGCAACTAATGTCGCCCGATGCGGCCGACTTCCTGAAGAAGAACAACATCCCACTCGACAAAGCCGTCAAGCTTTGCTCGAACGTCCGCGGCATTACGCTCGGTATTACCTTTGCCGATCAACCGTACGGCAAGGTGAAGATCGACTTCAAGGATGATGTGGCGATGACTCCTGAAATGGCCAAGCTGGCCATGCTGCACGTCTTTAGCACGCACGGCGTGATGCTGAACGAATTTTATGAGTGGAAGCCCGAAGTCGAAGGCAGGTCGATCGCCCTCGAAGGCTATTTCACTCCCAGCGGCATGCGTCGCGTCGGTAGCTTGTTCAATCGTCCGCCAGCTCTGAAGATGCCCGCCTCGGCCAGCGACGTGGTGCCGAAGACCAAGCAAGAACTGATGCGCGATGCCTCGGTGAATTACTTCCACCACATCGAAGGTTATCTCAAGGATTTCCAAGAGGTGAAGACCGGCGCCCAGAGCATGGGTTCGTACGGCGTGTGGATGAACAAGTACGCTGGAAAGATCGATCAGCTGTCGGCGCTGAATGTCGATCCCGACCTGTTGAACTACGGCGCTTATGTGTCCGATACGCTGCGGCAGTCGTATAACGCGATTCGCACGGGGGCTGCCCGTTCGCGGATTCGCGAAGTGAATACGCCGATGCAGTACGACTACTACACCAATACCAATACCTGGGGCTACACCTATCGCGACGGCTGGTACGGCGGCGGCGTGGTGCCGTGGGGCAATACCTACACGACGGCAGTGCCTGATCAGCAGGCTTACATTCACGCCCGCACGGCGGTGAAGACCGAAGAGCGCGTGGAGTCGGGAACGCAGGCCCGCACGATATTCCAGGGGATCGAGAAAGCGACCGGCGACATCCGCCGC is drawn from Anatilimnocola floriformis and contains these coding sequences:
- a CDS encoding DUF1592 domain-containing protein, which produces MLVLIACASLLRGQDLTPAQLRESFPAKIRPIVMRYCQECHSAKRMEAELDLTTFATLADLQKHPQTWQRVGEMLDSLQMPPPDATQPTEADRRVLQQWVRSFLTTEAAARAGDPGKVVLRRLSNAEYTYTLRDLLGVNDLSPAKEFPVDGAAGEGFTNTGNALVMSPALVTKYLDAAKEMAAHAVLQPEGIRFSRYTTRSDWTNETLADIRNFYSQFTDPTGGEQVNLQGVVFNTNGGGRLPVEKYLAATIVEREAIRSGKKTIAAVAAERSLNAKYLGLLWQQLTDEKPSLLFSGLRQRWAAATKAEDSAALTAEIAAWQRGLWRFGSVGHIGKVGGPKRWLEPLSPLTSKQDLKFKLPPPSAGEDIVLSLVTSDLGDGNENDFVVWQQPRLVAPGRPDLLLKDVRAVTQQLAERRARVLSSTTKYLAACAEAQAAQGTFDAAALAKKHEVDQQPLEAWLNYLGLGSGATTKIEGHFTTKLDEAGAYKFVQGWGSNQTPLLLANSSDQHVRIPGNMRAHGVVVHPSPTLRVAVGWQSPVTGKLSMSGTVTHAHTECGNGVTWSLELRRGATRRQFAAGIAQGAKEVKFGPFEDVAVQTGDVIALSIGARDNNHSCDLTNIDWQLSSPGEKERVWNLAKDISSNVLTGNPHDDSFGNKNVWHFFTEADKPQPTTPAIPAGSVLAKWQTASNADEKVKLAGAVQTLLLSAGSEGSDAALHQQLTSLSGPLLGSVLSDVRPAPPVPGSESVKNEYGLDPSLFGKHPNGTAIDGNSLCVRAPSVLEIRLPAALVAGCELITATLLEPTTGKEGSAQNEIVVGKRTLGAALQPAEAKTVMGGGAWTGDNRQTSVSAPILVNDGSAAKTRIETDLNAFRDLFPAALCYTKIVPVDEVVTLMLFYREDDHLVRLMLDDAQRKKLDDLWAELHFVSQDSLTLVDALEQLIQYATQDANPKVFEPLREPFAKRAADYRQSLIDAESAHLSKLQAFAAKAYRRPLVPAEQQELRQLYGKLRSQEIPHEEAVRLTLARVLVSPSFLYKIEKPVPGNKQGPITDLELASRLSYFLWSSQPDEELLAVASAGKLRDPQQLIAQSQRMLKSDKTRRLATEFACQWLHIYDFDQHDEKSERHFPQFAALKDDMYEESIRYFTDLFQNNGSVLDIISSDHTFVNADLAKLYGIPNVVGPNWQRIAEAKKYDRGGILAQAATLSKQSGASRTSPILRGNWISEVLLGERLPRPPKDVPQLPDELPSAELTVRQLVEKHTTDAKCSVCHKRIDPLGFSLEGFDAIGARSAKPGDTSVQTIDGVKFNGLAGLQDYIANTRREAFVRQFCRKLLGYALGRSVQLSDEPLLAEMQTKLKTNNYQMQLALETIILSRQFREIRGQDQVVEE